In Brachypodium distachyon strain Bd21 chromosome 2, Brachypodium_distachyon_v3.0, whole genome shotgun sequence, one genomic interval encodes:
- the LOC100830303 gene encoding probable calcium-binding protein CML35 — translation MIISRAYKMDKIRATRERKILANAKMPTESSRTGRDGTTRTQQAENSLVLHEGSFREAHFLLPYLSSPRLLLLLSISPSTSRSVLLSCKCSLCAIVRCLFEVEMKLSIQSLARKLSPKRSGSGKKKGGGVGISRSEAPSFASSSSSEEASSAAAPSPRSVLLPPPAPAAVAEISRRELEAVLRRLGHGEPSDDELDAVAAMAASGDAAGADSEEELMDAFRVFDADGDGRIDAEELRAVMAAILGDGGAGCSLDDCRRMIGGVDADGDGFVGFQDFSRMMMMSSSSSSSSSS, via the coding sequence ATGATCATCTCCCGCGCATATAAGATGGACAAAATTCGCGCCActcgagaaagaaaaatattggCTAACGCTAAAATGCCAACCGAATCCAGCCGGACCGGACGGGACGGGACGACGAGGACGCAGCAAGCTGAAAATTCGCTAGTACTCCACGAAGGAAGCTTCCGCGAAGCTCACTTCCTCCTTCCCTATTTATCCAGCccccgccttcttctcctcctgtcAATCTCTCCATCAACCTCGCGTAGTGTCCTGCTTTCCTGCAAGTGCTCCCTGTGCGCCATTGTTCGTTGTTTGTTTGAGGTCGAGATGAAGCTCTCTATCCAGTCGCTGGCCAGGAAGCTGTCCCCGAAGCGGTCGGGTtccgggaagaagaaggggggaGGCGTTGGGATCTCGAGGAGCGAGGCGCCGTCGTTcgcgtcgtcttcgtcttcagAGGAGGCgagttcggcggcggcgccgagcccgaggtcggtgctgctgccgcctccggcaccggcggcggtggcggagatcTCGCGGCGGGAGCTGGAGGCGGTGCTGCGGCGGCTCGGGCACGGCGAGCCGTCGGACGACGAGCTGGACGCggtggcggccatggcggcgtccggggacgcggcgggggcggattCGGAGGAGGAGCTGATGGACGCGTTCAGGGTGTTCGAcgcggacggcgacggccgcATCGACGCCGAGGAGCTCCGCGCCGTCATGGCCGCCAtcctcggcgacggcggcgccggctgcaGCCTCGACGACTGCCGCCGCATGATCGGCGGCGTcgacgccgacggcgacggcttCGTCGGCTTCCAGGACTTCTCGCgcatgatgatgatgtcctcctcctcctcctcttcctcgtcctcttAA
- the LOC100830609 gene encoding protein LST8 homolog isoform X1 — MAQPSVILATASYDHTIRFWEAKSGRCYRTIQYPDSQVNRLEITPDKRFLAAAGNSHIRLFDVNSNSPQPVISYDSHTSNVMAVGFHCDGNWMYSGSEDGTVRIWDLRTATCQREYESRAAVNTVVLHPNQKELISGDQNGNIRVWDLAANSCSCELVPEVDTAVRSLTVMWDGSMVVAANNRGTCYVWRLLKGTQTITSFEPLHKLQAHDGYILKCLLSPEFCDPNRYLATASSDHTVKIWNVDGFKLERTLVGHQRWVWDCVFSVDGAYLITASSDTTARLWTMSTGEAIRVYQGHHKATVCCALHDGAESAPS, encoded by the exons ATGGCGCAACCTTCTGTCATTCTAGCAACTGCAAGTTATGATCACACAATCAGATTTTGGGAAGCCAAGAGTGGTCGCTGTTACCGTACTATTCAATATCCAGATTCG CAAGTCAATCGCCTTGAAATAACCCCAGACAAGAGATTCTTAGCTGCTGCTGGCAATTCTCATATACGGCTTTTTGATGTTAACTCAAATAGCCCACAACCG GTAATTAGCTATGATTCACATACTAGTAATGTGATGGCTGTGGGATTCCATTGTGATGGCAACTGGATGTACTCTGGTTCTGAGGATGGCACCGTGAGAATCTGGGATTTACG GACCGCCACTTGCCAACGAGAATATGAAAGTCGTGCAGCTGTCAACACTGTGGTCCTACATCCCAATCAG AAAGAACTAATATCTGGTGATCAGAATGGAAACATACGTGTGTGGGATTTGGCTGCTAATTCATGCAGCTGTGAGTTG GTACCTGAGGTCGACACAGCTGTAAGATCTCTGACAGTCATGTGGGATGGGAGCATGGTGGTTGCTGCAAATAACCGTGGGACATGTTATGTTTGGCGCTTGCTTAAAGGTACTCAG ACAATCACCAGCTTTGAGCCCCTCCATAAGCTGCAAGCACATGATGGCTACATCCTGAAGTGCCTTCTTTCACCTGAATTTTGTGACCCTAACAG GTATCTTGCAACAGCATCATCTGACCACACTGTAAAGATTTGGAATGTCGATGGCTTCAAGTTGGAACGGACTTTAGTGG GTCATCAGCGTTGGGTCTGGGATTGTGTATTCTCAGTAGATGGTGCTTATTTGATAACTG CTTCCTCCGATACTACTGCAAGATTGTGGACAATGTCAACCGGAGAGGCCATCAGGGTGTACCAGGGACATCACAAAGCAACCGTGTGTTGTGCTCTCCATGATGGGGCTGAATCGGCTCCCTCATAA
- the LOC100830609 gene encoding protein LST8 homolog isoform X2, which produces MLTQIAHNRNVMAVGFHCDGNWMYSGSEDGTVRIWDLRTATCQREYESRAAVNTVVLHPNQKELISGDQNGNIRVWDLAANSCSCELVPEVDTAVRSLTVMWDGSMVVAANNRGTCYVWRLLKGTQTITSFEPLHKLQAHDGYILKCLLSPEFCDPNRYLATASSDHTVKIWNVDGFKLERTLVGHQRWVWDCVFSVDGAYLITASSDTTARLWTMSTGEAIRVYQGHHKATVCCALHDGAESAPS; this is translated from the exons ATGTTAACTCAAATAGCCCACAACCG TAATGTGATGGCTGTGGGATTCCATTGTGATGGCAACTGGATGTACTCTGGTTCTGAGGATGGCACCGTGAGAATCTGGGATTTACG GACCGCCACTTGCCAACGAGAATATGAAAGTCGTGCAGCTGTCAACACTGTGGTCCTACATCCCAATCAG AAAGAACTAATATCTGGTGATCAGAATGGAAACATACGTGTGTGGGATTTGGCTGCTAATTCATGCAGCTGTGAGTTG GTACCTGAGGTCGACACAGCTGTAAGATCTCTGACAGTCATGTGGGATGGGAGCATGGTGGTTGCTGCAAATAACCGTGGGACATGTTATGTTTGGCGCTTGCTTAAAGGTACTCAG ACAATCACCAGCTTTGAGCCCCTCCATAAGCTGCAAGCACATGATGGCTACATCCTGAAGTGCCTTCTTTCACCTGAATTTTGTGACCCTAACAG GTATCTTGCAACAGCATCATCTGACCACACTGTAAAGATTTGGAATGTCGATGGCTTCAAGTTGGAACGGACTTTAGTGG GTCATCAGCGTTGGGTCTGGGATTGTGTATTCTCAGTAGATGGTGCTTATTTGATAACTG CTTCCTCCGATACTACTGCAAGATTGTGGACAATGTCAACCGGAGAGGCCATCAGGGTGTACCAGGGACATCACAAAGCAACCGTGTGTTGTGCTCTCCATGATGGGGCTGAATCGGCTCCCTCATAA